The Prosthecobacter vanneervenii genome has a segment encoding these proteins:
- a CDS encoding nucleotide sugar dehydrogenase, whose translation MNISVLGLGYVGAVTAACLAKKGHRIIGVDLHAAKVAAFNQGISPIVEPGLDALLKDGSTSGRITATQDVAQAVAQSDASIICVGTPSQPSGSLDLSFVRSVTRQLAEALSSLTKKHVIIFRSTMLPGSTRSIVGEVLADLIQAGRVEIYYCPEFLREGTAVRDFDEPSLSVIGNEDGSSPVPEEIAGLLGGKPELLRWEGAEMIKYSCNYFHALKVGFANEIGRLCKQLGEDGKRVMQVVCEDKKLNISSYYMRPGAPFGGSCLPKDVSALHAFVRQQGLSLPLLENTLSTNAAHQQLFVQLIEGKQKRRIGFLGLAFKADTDDLRGSPLVAAAETLYGRGHTLSIFDPQINLSRLIGSNEQQIQQRMPHLAQLMKSTAGEVLENSDVIVISQKCASIDDLRASARADHAVIDVSGWEDLKSLPWQYDGICW comes from the coding sequence ATGAACATTTCTGTCCTAGGCCTTGGTTACGTTGGCGCCGTTACTGCCGCCTGTCTGGCAAAAAAGGGGCACCGCATCATCGGTGTGGACCTGCATGCAGCCAAGGTCGCAGCCTTTAACCAAGGGATCTCCCCTATCGTGGAGCCAGGTCTGGATGCTCTCCTAAAAGACGGCAGCACCAGTGGCAGAATCACTGCCACCCAGGATGTGGCGCAGGCCGTGGCGCAGTCGGACGCCAGCATCATCTGCGTGGGCACCCCCTCCCAGCCCTCCGGCAGCCTGGACCTGAGCTTTGTGCGCTCCGTGACACGCCAGCTTGCTGAGGCCCTGTCTTCGCTGACCAAAAAACACGTCATCATCTTTCGTAGCACCATGCTGCCCGGCAGCACCCGCAGCATCGTGGGAGAGGTGCTGGCAGACCTCATTCAGGCTGGCCGCGTGGAGATCTACTACTGCCCCGAGTTTCTGCGCGAAGGCACGGCCGTGCGCGACTTTGACGAGCCCTCCCTCTCCGTCATCGGCAACGAAGACGGTAGCTCGCCCGTGCCGGAGGAGATCGCCGGGCTGCTCGGCGGCAAGCCGGAGCTGCTGCGCTGGGAAGGCGCGGAGATGATCAAGTACTCCTGCAACTACTTCCATGCCCTCAAGGTGGGCTTTGCCAACGAGATCGGCCGCCTCTGCAAGCAGCTCGGCGAGGATGGCAAACGTGTGATGCAGGTGGTATGCGAGGACAAGAAGCTGAACATCTCCAGCTACTACATGCGCCCGGGCGCGCCCTTTGGCGGCTCGTGCCTGCCCAAGGACGTCTCCGCACTGCATGCCTTTGTGCGCCAGCAGGGCCTCAGCCTGCCGCTGCTGGAAAACACCCTCTCCACCAATGCTGCGCACCAGCAGCTTTTTGTGCAGCTCATTGAAGGAAAGCAGAAGCGCCGCATCGGCTTCCTCGGGCTGGCCTTCAAGGCGGACACCGACGACCTGCGCGGCAGCCCCCTAGTGGCTGCGGCCGAGACTCTCTACGGCCGCGGACACACGCTGAGCATCTTTGATCCCCAGATCAATCTCTCCCGCCTCATCGGCTCCAATGAGCAGCAGATCCAGCAGCGCATGCCGCACCTGGCCCAGCTCATGAAGTCCACCGCCGGCGAGGTTCTGGAAAACAGCGATGTCATCGTCATCTCCCAAAAGTGCGCCAGCATCGATGACCTGCGGGCCAGCGCGCGCGCAGACCATGCCGTCATCGATGTCAGCGGCTGGGAGGATCTGAAAAGCCTGCCGTGGCAGTACGACGGAATCTGCTGGTAA
- a CDS encoding VanZ family protein, which yields MKRSLLPSLICLAILALALLLFFLPLPHGWSAGWRGELTNRLHAPLMAVCVFTVAYLFTKYLAAIPSLLLAAPVAMVIAALIEWVQPWFGRTSSLADFLWGMAGILGGCLWQGAAQQNSKPVALTTYMLALFCALAPPTLWCVQVWLVQAEAQRLFPTLVQSSRPGMHLLWTIEPSQVRDRGKGPCLLLTRDANHPGSIHLDTLDRDWSDYEGLEISGTLQSDSAVEVGVRLDVNEDGARRIRAGGWMQAGTSSIQIVWPRNADRRLVHQLVVFLQASSKAAQLEIHRLRLIGARELPPKETSCRNSSTKKIPSAGLHYALIAQ from the coding sequence TTGAAGCGCTCGCTCCTCCCTTCCCTAATCTGTCTGGCCATCCTAGCACTGGCTTTGCTTCTGTTTTTTCTGCCTCTGCCGCATGGTTGGTCAGCGGGCTGGCGTGGTGAGTTGACCAATCGTCTGCACGCTCCACTGATGGCAGTATGCGTGTTTACTGTGGCATACCTGTTCACAAAATATTTGGCAGCGATCCCGAGCCTGTTGCTTGCCGCGCCTGTGGCTATGGTGATAGCGGCTCTGATCGAATGGGTGCAGCCTTGGTTTGGTCGCACGAGCAGCCTGGCTGATTTCCTATGGGGAATGGCAGGAATCCTCGGGGGTTGCCTCTGGCAGGGAGCCGCCCAGCAGAACTCAAAGCCGGTGGCTCTCACTACCTATATGCTGGCGCTGTTCTGCGCGCTGGCCCCCCCCACTCTTTGGTGTGTGCAGGTTTGGCTCGTGCAAGCCGAGGCTCAGCGCTTGTTTCCAACGCTTGTTCAAAGCTCCCGCCCAGGCATGCATTTATTGTGGACGATAGAGCCTTCTCAGGTGCGAGATCGAGGAAAGGGCCCCTGCCTGCTGCTGACGCGAGACGCAAACCACCCTGGCAGCATCCATCTGGACACCTTGGACCGCGACTGGAGCGACTACGAAGGCCTTGAGATCTCTGGCACACTGCAGTCAGATTCGGCGGTGGAAGTGGGTGTGCGGCTGGACGTGAATGAAGATGGGGCCAGGCGTATTCGTGCGGGTGGCTGGATGCAGGCGGGAACCAGTAGCATCCAGATCGTCTGGCCCCGGAACGCTGACAGACGGCTTGTTCACCAGCTGGTGGTCTTTCTCCAGGCCAGTTCCAAGGCAGCGCAGCTGGAAATCCACCGTCTGCGTCTGATCGGTGCCAGGGAGTTGCCGCCTAAGGAGACAAGCTGCCGCAATTCCAGCACAAAAAAAATACCGTCTGCTGGTTTACATTATGCGCTGATCGCTCAATAA
- a CDS encoding YdcF family protein encodes MTLILKTLLHLVHPLCVIWLVLGLWLLRMLYNRRTLGLWFPGAAWLILTLLTCTPFASWLIAGLENQVTSVKVAELPQAEAIVCLGGGFVPSLVEPAGFQLQSGADRLTTALTLAVEGKAPLLILGGGGYPHEGHVFSEADTVSSYIRSHFSLKTELLSMGVCKDTHDEAVKVAALTKQRGLNRLLLVTSANHMPRTMAAFRKVGINVIPVPCNYISSLNHLGEQRWLHLPSPRGLDVFGAWLHEIVGSWVYYFRGWV; translated from the coding sequence ATGACATTGATTCTGAAGACGCTGCTCCACCTCGTCCATCCTCTCTGCGTCATATGGCTGGTGCTCGGCTTGTGGTTGCTTCGGATGCTCTACAACCGGCGTACGTTGGGGCTGTGGTTTCCTGGGGCGGCCTGGCTGATCCTCACCCTTCTTACGTGCACCCCGTTTGCCTCATGGCTCATTGCTGGCCTCGAAAATCAAGTAACGAGTGTCAAGGTGGCAGAATTGCCTCAAGCCGAGGCCATTGTATGCTTGGGTGGTGGTTTCGTCCCCTCGTTGGTGGAACCAGCCGGCTTTCAATTGCAATCTGGTGCCGATAGGCTGACAACTGCTCTGACCTTGGCCGTCGAAGGTAAGGCGCCGCTGTTGATATTAGGGGGCGGCGGCTATCCTCATGAGGGGCATGTTTTTTCTGAAGCAGACACCGTTAGCAGTTATATTCGCTCCCACTTCAGCCTCAAGACTGAACTGCTCAGCATGGGGGTCTGCAAAGATACCCATGACGAAGCTGTGAAAGTGGCCGCCCTGACCAAGCAGCGAGGGCTGAACCGGCTGCTTCTCGTGACCAGTGCCAACCACATGCCACGCACCATGGCGGCTTTTCGCAAAGTTGGAATCAACGTCATACCCGTACCCTGCAATTATATTAGCAGCCTGAACCATCTGGGAGAACAAAGATGGTTGCATTTACCCAGCCCGCGTGGATTGGATGTTTTTGGCGCATGGCTGCACGAGATCGTTGGATCTTGGGTTTACTACTTTCGAGGCTGGGTCTGA
- a CDS encoding alpha/beta hydrolase-fold protein, translating into MKKPERPQPPTRPLDAPSAPKFTRLDGKPGAVPPVNTDGDYVIGPDYLPAPETKVVPGVPQGKVQQFQIDSKDCKLFNPGIAREVFGIVDPKNPKTLIVETHPVDYKRTVTVYVPAQYSAGTAAPFIVTHDGPGMGKPDMNLARILDNLIAQKRVPAMVAIMISSGGGDAQGHERGREYDTMSGLYAEFIENEVLPLVEKNYSVKLTKDPEGRATMGNSSGGSAALAMAWYHPDLYHRVLTFSGTYVNQQWPFNPETPDGAWGFHNKLIPESPVKPLRIWMAVGDRDLLNPNVMRDNMHDWVEANHRMAKVLKAKGYHYQYVYCLNAGHGIGPARPQILPQALEWLWQGYAAK; encoded by the coding sequence ATGAAAAAGCCCGAGCGCCCGCAGCCGCCCACCCGTCCGCTCGATGCCCCCAGCGCCCCCAAATTCACCCGCCTGGATGGCAAGCCGGGCGCCGTCCCGCCCGTCAATACCGACGGCGACTACGTCATCGGTCCCGACTACCTCCCAGCCCCTGAAACCAAAGTGGTGCCAGGTGTGCCTCAGGGCAAGGTTCAGCAGTTCCAGATCGACTCCAAGGACTGCAAGCTCTTCAACCCCGGCATCGCACGTGAGGTGTTTGGCATCGTCGATCCCAAGAACCCCAAGACCCTTATCGTCGAAACCCACCCCGTGGATTACAAACGCACTGTCACCGTCTACGTGCCTGCGCAGTACTCCGCCGGCACTGCGGCCCCCTTTATCGTCACGCATGACGGCCCCGGCATGGGCAAACCCGACATGAATCTAGCCCGCATCCTCGACAATCTCATCGCCCAGAAGCGCGTGCCCGCCATGGTCGCCATCATGATCTCCAGCGGCGGCGGCGATGCCCAGGGCCATGAGCGCGGTCGCGAATACGATACCATGTCCGGCCTCTACGCCGAATTCATCGAAAACGAAGTGCTCCCGCTGGTGGAGAAAAACTACAGCGTCAAACTCACCAAAGATCCCGAAGGCCGCGCCACCATGGGCAACAGCTCCGGCGGCTCCGCCGCACTCGCCATGGCCTGGTATCATCCCGATCTCTACCACCGTGTGCTCACCTTCTCCGGCACTTATGTGAACCAGCAGTGGCCCTTCAATCCCGAGACCCCTGATGGTGCCTGGGGCTTCCACAACAAACTCATCCCTGAAAGCCCCGTAAAACCTCTGCGCATCTGGATGGCCGTGGGCGATCGCGACCTGCTCAACCCCAACGTCATGCGCGACAACATGCACGACTGGGTGGAGGCCAATCATCGCATGGCCAAAGTCCTGAAGGCCAAAGGCTACCACTACCAGTACGTCTATTGCCTCAACGCCGGCCACGGCATCGGCCCCGCCCGCCCCCAAATCCTCCCCCAGGCCCTGGAATGGCTCTGGCAGGGGTATGCGGCGAAGTAA